A DNA window from Candidatus Saccharimonadales bacterium contains the following coding sequences:
- a CDS encoding response regulator codes for MAIKTILCIEDDRFIGEMYVRSLKKAGYDVDWMVDGNDGLVAARNKPYDLMLLDVMLPERRGNEILGILRGGETDLIPNTKIIVMTNFDQDEESRAAMQHNADAYLIKAEITPKKLLSVIQALDAAA; via the coding sequence ATGGCCATTAAAACAATTCTATGTATTGAAGACGACCGCTTTATAGGTGAAATGTATGTACGTAGCCTCAAAAAAGCCGGCTATGACGTTGACTGGATGGTTGATGGTAATGATGGGCTGGTAGCTGCTCGTAATAAGCCCTACGATCTAATGTTACTCGATGTCATGCTTCCGGAGCGACGTGGAAATGAGATTCTTGGAATTCTTAGAGGTGGTGAAACAGACCTAATCCCAAACACAAAGATTATAGTCATGACAAACTTCGATCAAGACGAAGAGTCACGAGCAGCAATGCAACACAACGCCGATGCATATCTTATTAAGGCAGAAATTACACCAAAAAAACTACTTTCTGTCATCCAAGCATTAGATGCCGCCGCCTAG
- a CDS encoding HAMP domain-containing sensor histidine kinase: MAVEKTKQVSAPPMVRDFWPKYHAKTIFFVTATQVLITLLFGVLLLYVRPSSATDPFFWVTLAGLAFFLFSINISVAAYIMKPLRHLSDALTEISGEPSITTPPNPNKEEFQKNGLGPLLQTIYELATGRKEITPLGTKEVAVVHANLETALSDASVGFMMLDKNRRVIYANPKAPIHTDPDGAIIIDLLFENGHTLGDWLDECEEHAVHAEKVWQRVSDKIPGEENRHIYDITASYQKGSEAEVVITLFERTSVYQPEDDDLDFIAFAAHELRGPITVIRGYLDVFGDELQPVLAADQVELLNRLVVSANRLSSYVNNILNASRYDRRHLKIHLHEDTISNIYDTIKDDMNLRAMAQNRFLTVQLPIDLPTVAADAASVGEVLGNLIDNALKYSNEGGQINVTARVNGGMVEVSVEDFGIGMPSNVVSNLFHKFYRSHRSRETVAGTGIGLYITKAIIESHGGTISVRSIEGQGSTFSFTLPIYSTVAEKLKLNNNSNEGLIEHGSGWIKNHSMFRG; the protein is encoded by the coding sequence ATGGCAGTAGAGAAGACAAAACAAGTCAGTGCACCTCCAATGGTCCGTGATTTTTGGCCAAAATATCATGCAAAAACAATTTTCTTTGTTACTGCAACGCAGGTCCTCATAACATTATTATTCGGTGTACTACTGCTGTATGTTCGACCGTCTTCAGCAACAGATCCTTTTTTCTGGGTAACACTCGCTGGACTAGCATTCTTTTTATTCAGTATTAATATATCCGTAGCCGCTTATATTATGAAGCCATTGAGACATTTATCTGATGCACTTACTGAAATTTCAGGAGAGCCATCAATCACCACTCCACCCAATCCAAATAAAGAGGAATTCCAAAAAAATGGTCTTGGACCGCTACTGCAAACTATCTATGAGCTAGCGACTGGAAGAAAAGAAATCACGCCACTAGGTACAAAAGAGGTAGCAGTTGTTCATGCCAATCTCGAAACTGCGTTAAGTGACGCTTCGGTTGGGTTTATGATGCTTGATAAAAATCGTCGTGTTATTTATGCAAATCCAAAAGCACCAATTCATACAGATCCAGATGGTGCAATTATTATAGACCTCTTATTTGAAAATGGTCACACATTAGGAGACTGGCTTGACGAGTGTGAAGAGCATGCAGTTCACGCTGAAAAAGTCTGGCAACGTGTTTCAGATAAAATTCCCGGTGAAGAGAACCGTCATATCTATGATATAACCGCCTCATATCAAAAGGGTAGTGAAGCAGAAGTAGTAATAACACTATTCGAGCGTACAAGCGTCTATCAGCCGGAAGACGACGACCTAGACTTCATCGCCTTTGCTGCACATGAACTTCGTGGTCCAATAACGGTTATACGAGGCTATTTGGATGTGTTTGGCGATGAACTGCAGCCAGTACTTGCAGCAGATCAAGTCGAACTGCTTAATAGGCTCGTCGTATCAGCTAATCGCTTAAGCAGCTATGTTAATAACATCTTAAATGCCTCACGCTACGACAGACGTCACCTTAAGATACATCTCCACGAAGATACAATTAGTAATATCTATGACACAATCAAAGACGATATGAACCTTCGTGCTATGGCTCAAAATCGCTTCTTAACCGTTCAACTACCGATTGATCTTCCAACGGTTGCCGCAGATGCCGCGAGTGTCGGTGAAGTTCTTGGTAATCTAATCGATAATGCACTCAAATACAGTAATGAAGGTGGGCAAATCAATGTCACCGCAAGGGTCAATGGTGGAATGGTAGAAGTTTCGGTCGAAGATTTTGGTATTGGTATGCCGAGTAACGTTGTTAGTAATCTTTTCCATAAATTCTATCGTTCACACCGATCAAGGGAAACGGTTGCAGGTACGGGTATTGGTCTTTATATTACAAAAGCAATTATCGAATCTCATGGAGGCACCATTAGCGTTAGGAGTATCGAAGGGCAGGGTTCAACTTTTAGCTTTACGCTCCCGATTTATAGTACAGTTGCAGAAAAACTTAAACTCAACAATAATAGTAATGAAGGACTCATCGAACACGGCAGTGGCTGGATCAAAAATCATTCGATGTTTAGGGGATAA
- a CDS encoding DUF3048 domain-containing protein: protein MNQDNQPVEGIKKTPFLSKLSRWVRTHRAMSYGIIGAILIVITGTVALVIFNKQPVAQTIKSVTTAPKPKPAPIFYSPLTGIKVDTEAATTQAVTAIMIENSPDARPQSGLKDAGVVFEAVAEGGITRFLTLHQEDKPQIIGPVRSVRMYYVDWLAAFNASVAHVGGSAAALEEVRNGNYRDIDQFFNGGSYWRATDRYAPHNVYTSFAKLDTLNASKGYTTSKFTGFTRKDGKPADKPDATSIAINISGPLYNTSYTYDKVNNRYNRNLAGAPHLDREGGQITPSVVIDMNVDMSLVMEDGYRESITTIGTGTAVIFQNGTAQKVTWTKKDRLSQITFTDDLGKDVPLNRGQTWISAVPNGTGSVSWQ, encoded by the coding sequence ATGAACCAAGATAACCAACCTGTCGAAGGTATTAAAAAAACACCTTTTTTGAGTAAACTCTCTAGATGGGTTCGTACTCATCGGGCGATGTCATATGGCATCATAGGAGCTATTTTAATAGTCATTACGGGCACGGTTGCGCTGGTTATTTTTAATAAACAGCCTGTCGCTCAAACGATAAAATCTGTTACTACAGCACCCAAGCCAAAACCAGCTCCGATATTTTATTCACCCCTTACAGGCATAAAGGTAGACACTGAAGCCGCCACCACACAGGCTGTTACGGCTATTATGATCGAAAATAGCCCCGACGCTCGTCCACAGTCAGGACTAAAAGATGCAGGTGTTGTATTTGAAGCGGTCGCAGAGGGCGGCATCACGCGATTTCTAACTCTTCACCAAGAAGATAAACCGCAAATCATCGGTCCTGTACGCAGTGTCCGCATGTATTACGTAGATTGGTTGGCTGCATTTAATGCCAGTGTTGCACACGTTGGAGGTAGTGCAGCTGCACTTGAGGAAGTAAGAAATGGTAATTACCGTGACATTGATCAGTTCTTTAATGGTGGCTCATACTGGCGTGCTACCGACCGTTATGCGCCTCATAACGTCTATACGAGCTTTGCAAAACTCGATACACTTAATGCATCTAAGGGCTATACGACGTCAAAATTTACAGGATTCACGCGTAAGGATGGTAAGCCTGCAGATAAACCAGATGCAACGTCTATAGCAATAAATATAAGTGGACCACTTTATAATACGAGCTATACTTACGATAAAGTTAATAACCGATATAATAGAAACCTCGCTGGCGCTCCACATCTTGACAGAGAAGGTGGCCAGATTACGCCAAGCGTCGTTATAGATATGAATGTTGATATGTCGCTCGTCATGGAAGATGGATATCGTGAAAGCATTACGACGATAGGTACTGGAACTGCGGTCATCTTTCAAAATGGAACTGCACAAAAGGTTACATGGACTAAAAAGGACCGCCTCTCACAGATAACTTTTACCGATGATCTTGGTAAAGATGTACCGCTCAACAGGGGGCAAACATGGATCAGCGCAGTTCCAAATGGTACAGGGAGTGTGTCATGGCAGTAG
- the gltX gene encoding glutamate--tRNA ligase — translation MTITRTRFAPSPTGFLHVGGVRTALFAWLVARQAGGQFILRLEDTDKKREVEGSAEHLMTSLKALGITYDEGPDIGGKYGPYRQSDRLEIYKQWAQKLIDSGRAYADPYTTDELQAFRDEAKMNKQAFLYRHHRPENPPTWDGTMPLRFKSDPKAYSWHDEVMGDLHTGPDVIDDFILIKSDGYPTYNFAHIVDDAEMEISHIIRGQEFISSQPNYLNLYEALGVIPPIFATMPHIMAESGNKKLGKRDGAKDVLDYLKDGYIPEALVNFIASMGWNDGTEQEVFSREELISKFSLSRVQRSGARFDEQRLLWLNGQHIRQLSIDDLYGRVSEFWPANSGSVDDYRRTELLRLVQDRLKTLKDLPTLTSYFFEEPTPDWAMIENNKQLAKFSHDELTTLLESAKSALQDSDFDPQSIQDTLNNLLETTGQKPGILFSLIRLAVSWAPFSPALNETLSVLGKDVVIARLTKAQL, via the coding sequence ATGACAATTACTCGTACTCGTTTTGCTCCCAGCCCAACAGGTTTTTTGCATGTAGGCGGCGTGCGTACAGCACTTTTTGCATGGCTCGTTGCGCGCCAAGCTGGTGGTCAGTTCATTCTTCGCCTTGAAGATACTGATAAGAAAAGGGAAGTGGAAGGATCTGCCGAGCATCTGATGACAAGCCTAAAGGCACTTGGTATCACCTATGACGAAGGCCCTGATATCGGAGGTAAGTATGGGCCCTACCGTCAAAGTGACCGTTTAGAAATATATAAACAGTGGGCACAAAAACTCATCGATAGTGGCAGAGCCTATGCCGACCCGTATACTACCGATGAATTGCAGGCATTTCGCGACGAAGCTAAGATGAATAAGCAGGCCTTTTTATACAGACATCATCGGCCGGAAAACCCACCTACTTGGGACGGTACGATGCCATTACGATTTAAGTCTGATCCTAAAGCGTATTCATGGCACGATGAGGTCATGGGTGACCTACATACAGGACCTGATGTTATTGATGATTTTATTCTTATTAAATCCGATGGATATCCTACATACAATTTTGCGCATATTGTTGATGACGCTGAAATGGAAATTAGTCACATAATTCGTGGACAAGAATTTATTTCAAGCCAACCAAATTACTTGAATTTATACGAGGCACTGGGTGTTATACCGCCAATTTTCGCAACCATGCCACATATCATGGCAGAATCTGGTAACAAAAAACTTGGAAAACGAGATGGTGCCAAGGACGTGCTCGATTACCTCAAAGATGGATACATACCAGAAGCACTCGTAAACTTCATTGCAAGTATGGGGTGGAACGATGGAACTGAACAGGAAGTATTCAGCCGAGAAGAACTTATTAGTAAGTTTAGCCTAAGCCGCGTACAGCGAAGTGGGGCGCGTTTCGACGAGCAGCGTTTACTATGGCTTAATGGGCAACACATACGCCAACTATCAATAGATGATCTCTATGGCCGTGTGTCTGAATTCTGGCCTGCAAATAGCGGATCGGTCGACGATTATCGACGGACAGAACTACTTAGGCTTGTTCAAGATCGTCTTAAGACATTGAAAGATTTACCAACATTAACTAGCTACTTTTTCGAAGAACCAACACCCGACTGGGCAATGATTGAAAACAATAAACAGCTTGCAAAATTTAGTCACGATGAACTTACTACTCTTTTAGAGTCTGCTAAAAGTGCACTACAAGATAGTGATTTTGATCCTCAATCGATTCAAGATACCCTCAATAATCTCCTTGAAACAACAGGGCAAAAGCCAGGTATTCTTTTTAGTCTGATTCGTCTTGCTGTGTCTTGGGCACCTTTTAGTCCAGCACTAAACGAAACACTATCCGTGCTAGGTAAAGATGTAGTCATTGCTCGACTGACCAAAGCTCAACTTTAG
- a CDS encoding glycosyltransferase family 39 protein has product MAQLPLVRHKKRIDRSLPAWVDIIILALSIAIFYIIITPMLSSDSTYFDEGYSVYLAHLNIPSAVYYTSLDVHPPLYYIALHFWQMVFDSSIFVLRMMSVVWAAICIALAFFLVRRAFGRIAAWIILPFITFSPLFLRYSETARMYTMALAFCLAATYILVRLQGTVERKKRTVLWIIYGVFVAGGMWTNYFTALIWICHGLWVISERYILRNKEGKFILPKGWLSAIAMAVLLYIPWLPSLITRYKDIQDNGFWIKPISIDTISSTITTMTLLRPASSITSWLVIGIVGWIGVATWLVTRTYKEIIPTKKPLYRLVIIMSIGPIILLGLLSLPPFRPAYTYRYVLAGVFMSMLLIGVSLAIISFKKHQLAKKICIGMFLLIILVIGMFNFIHQGNRNLDTGGKSTVGDAVAQIDSQVSTIEPIIIKSPYTYYASMVYETKTHPIYYLYTESLKNSGVTRGLYDMPNERGIKDISTFIKKFSYVWILGEDKNDIGFSPSPTWKKVKSIIINDTDRGVLSSYAIQYQAP; this is encoded by the coding sequence ATGGCTCAGTTACCTTTAGTACGACACAAAAAAAGAATAGACCGGTCATTGCCAGCCTGGGTTGATATTATTATTCTTGCTTTATCTATAGCAATTTTTTATATCATTATCACTCCGATGCTGAGTAGTGACAGTACGTATTTTGACGAAGGCTACAGTGTTTACTTAGCTCATTTAAATATTCCGAGTGCTGTCTACTATACATCGCTTGACGTCCATCCGCCTCTCTATTACATTGCTCTTCACTTTTGGCAAATGGTTTTTGATTCCTCCATTTTTGTATTACGAATGATGAGCGTCGTATGGGCAGCAATATGTATAGCCTTAGCATTTTTTCTTGTCAGAAGAGCATTTGGTCGAATAGCTGCGTGGATCATATTACCGTTCATTACTTTTTCACCACTTTTTTTAAGGTACAGTGAAACAGCTAGAATGTATACTATGGCTTTAGCATTTTGCTTAGCAGCAACTTACATACTCGTGCGGCTTCAGGGCACCGTTGAGCGTAAAAAGCGTACGGTACTTTGGATTATTTACGGAGTTTTTGTTGCGGGTGGTATGTGGACGAATTACTTTACAGCTCTGATTTGGATATGCCATGGTCTTTGGGTTATATCAGAGCGATACATATTACGTAATAAGGAAGGTAAGTTCATACTACCTAAAGGGTGGTTGTCCGCTATAGCAATGGCAGTACTACTATATATACCCTGGCTCCCATCCCTAATTACACGCTACAAAGATATTCAAGATAATGGATTTTGGATCAAACCAATCTCTATTGATACTATTTCTTCAACAATAACTACTATGACGCTACTAAGACCAGCAAGTAGTATAACAAGCTGGCTTGTCATAGGTATTGTGGGATGGATAGGTGTCGCAACATGGCTCGTGACACGAACTTACAAAGAAATAATACCGACAAAAAAACCACTATACCGACTTGTTATCATTATGAGCATAGGTCCAATAATTTTACTCGGGCTGCTCTCGCTGCCACCATTTCGGCCAGCCTATACATATCGCTATGTTCTCGCTGGAGTATTCATGTCTATGCTCCTAATCGGCGTCAGTCTTGCAATTATCAGCTTTAAGAAACATCAGCTTGCGAAAAAAATATGTATCGGCATGTTTCTGCTTATTATTTTGGTCATAGGCATGTTTAATTTTATCCATCAAGGAAATCGTAATCTTGATACTGGTGGCAAAAGTACTGTTGGTGATGCGGTGGCCCAGATTGACTCTCAAGTAAGCACCATCGAACCAATTATCATCAAATCGCCATATACGTACTATGCATCTATGGTTTACGAGACAAAAACTCACCCCATCTACTATCTTTACACTGAAAGTTTAAAAAACTCCGGTGTCACAAGAGGGTTATACGATATGCCAAATGAGCGAGGTATTAAAGATATTTCAACTTTCATTAAAAAATTTTCGTACGTGTGGATTCTTGGTGAAGATAAAAATGATATTGGATTTTCACCATCACCAACATGGAAAAAAGTTAAATCAATTATAATCAATGACACCGATAGGGGCGTACTCAGCAGCTACGCTATTCAATATCAAGCACCGTAG
- a CDS encoding DUF4367 domain-containing protein — protein sequence MSQKTVAINGTLYDAHTGLPLVEASKVSTHHVNPVKHATTSQTVHTSTQRSKTLNRSTVKKSSPHNIDGMVRRHPAIVTKSPLITKFAPHPAGARIARKPTHSDIGPVTHPLQHKVNSAVAVKKNVVAVSKPAQAIKNEAITNALKNTGAKDTSSHKQQPKRRSRFFSVASASLALLLLAGYFTYINMPNLSVRVASSQAGIAASYPEYKPDGYSLNGAVAYTQGEVSMKFASNSGSSDYTIRQSKSSWDSSAVLDNYTRENKGIAPTTYTERGLTIYIDGTNATWVNRGILYTIKGDAPLSTEQIRHIATSM from the coding sequence ATGAGTCAAAAAACAGTAGCAATTAACGGGACATTGTACGACGCTCACACAGGCCTGCCCTTAGTTGAAGCGAGTAAGGTAAGTACTCATCATGTTAATCCTGTTAAACATGCCACAACCTCTCAAACGGTCCATACAAGTACACAGCGATCAAAGACACTCAATCGAAGTACTGTGAAAAAAAGTTCCCCACATAATATAGATGGCATGGTACGACGCCACCCTGCGATCGTCACTAAAAGCCCCTTAATCACAAAATTTGCTCCTCATCCTGCCGGCGCACGTATTGCACGAAAACCTACTCATTCTGATATTGGTCCTGTGACACATCCACTGCAACACAAAGTAAATTCAGCTGTAGCAGTTAAGAAGAACGTCGTCGCAGTATCAAAACCTGCCCAGGCTATTAAAAATGAAGCTATCACCAACGCCTTAAAAAATACCGGGGCAAAAGATACCTCATCACACAAACAGCAACCAAAGCGACGTTCACGTTTTTTCAGTGTTGCATCTGCGAGCTTAGCTCTTCTTCTTTTAGCTGGCTACTTCACGTATATTAATATGCCTAATCTATCAGTTCGAGTTGCAAGTTCACAAGCTGGCATTGCTGCGAGCTATCCTGAATATAAGCCAGACGGCTACAGTTTGAATGGCGCTGTTGCATACACGCAAGGTGAAGTCAGTATGAAATTCGCCTCGAACAGTGGCTCAAGCGATTATACGATTCGCCAATCAAAAAGTAGTTGGGACTCGAGCGCTGTTCTTGACAACTATACTCGTGAGAATAAGGGAATTGCTCCAACTACATATACCGAGCGTGGACTAACAATTTACATAGACGGAACGAACGCAACATGGGTAAATAGGGGCATACTCTACACTATCAAGGGCGATGCACCTCTTTCGACTGAGCAAATACGTCATATCGCTACAAGCATGTAA
- a CDS encoding PEGA domain-containing protein: MYHPPSKRKQLVRQVAVYTAMSVTIIVAVTALVFIMLGYDFNKKDGRIEQGGLLQFVTSPSGAEVTVDGNMLGSQTPSKSTAFTGSHYVTMSKTGYKTWQKSIDVLPGSILWLNYARLIPTTLTQKTVADFTTVSSTASSSDNKWLAVKEDPTTPAIKLVNINSDATPVTTLNLPATTYTPPTTDKGQSFFIENWDQASRYIIVKHVYDTSKIEWLVVDSQDVTKTKNITLLLGIDASKVVFSKLNNRVVFAQIGADVRQIDLDAETLSRPLISNVAEFSLSDSSTITYVTNYDTEKKIRSVGYYQIGADKPYILRNFNEGVLPLHVAIASYFNENYITITYGDSVDIFKGSLPKVAIESSDLSTVASFKLEGGAQWLKIENSGRFVVMQNGGVYSVYDLELNKLTTTTVKSDTAISKELPWLDGYTVWNDTNGTVRLYEFDGSNQQDIMSVVPGLSVTLNPNGSYVYGFNKNAAGAYELQRTKLIL, from the coding sequence ATGTATCATCCACCCAGCAAACGTAAGCAGCTCGTTCGTCAAGTTGCTGTATACACCGCCATGTCGGTAACTATTATTGTCGCAGTCACTGCGCTCGTATTTATAATGCTTGGATATGATTTTAACAAAAAAGATGGACGTATTGAACAAGGTGGGCTTTTACAATTTGTTACCTCTCCTTCTGGAGCTGAAGTTACTGTCGACGGCAACATGCTCGGTAGCCAGACTCCTTCAAAGTCAACGGCGTTTACCGGTTCTCATTACGTTACGATGAGTAAAACAGGTTATAAGACATGGCAAAAGTCTATTGATGTACTACCTGGTAGTATTTTATGGCTTAACTACGCTCGTCTTATTCCAACAACTCTTACTCAAAAAACAGTAGCTGATTTCACGACCGTGTCGTCGACTGCTTCTTCCTCAGACAATAAATGGCTTGCGGTTAAAGAAGATCCTACGACTCCCGCTATTAAGCTTGTAAATATTAATAGTGATGCGACACCAGTCACTACGCTAAACCTACCTGCTACGACTTACACGCCCCCTACTACCGATAAAGGTCAATCGTTTTTTATTGAGAATTGGGATCAAGCAAGTCGATATATTATTGTTAAACACGTATATGACACGTCAAAAATTGAATGGCTTGTCGTTGACAGCCAAGATGTAACAAAAACAAAAAATATAACACTTCTCCTTGGTATTGATGCTTCTAAGGTAGTATTTAGTAAATTAAATAACCGGGTTGTGTTTGCTCAAATAGGTGCAGATGTTCGCCAAATTGATCTTGACGCTGAGACATTATCGCGGCCTCTCATTTCAAATGTTGCAGAGTTTAGCCTATCCGATTCATCAACAATTACATATGTGACTAATTATGATACTGAGAAGAAGATTCGTAGTGTGGGTTACTATCAGATTGGAGCGGATAAGCCATATATACTTAGAAACTTTAATGAAGGTGTTCTTCCACTCCACGTTGCAATCGCTAGTTATTTTAATGAAAATTATATAACTATTACCTATGGTGATTCGGTAGATATTTTTAAAGGTTCTCTTCCAAAAGTAGCAATTGAATCCTCTGATCTTAGTACTGTCGCATCATTTAAATTAGAAGGTGGTGCCCAGTGGTTAAAGATAGAGAATAGTGGTCGATTTGTGGTTATGCAGAATGGTGGTGTGTATAGTGTCTATGATCTTGAACTCAACAAGTTAACTACGACCACTGTAAAGAGTGACACTGCCATTTCAAAAGAGCTCCCTTGGCTTGATGGCTATACAGTTTGGAATGATACAAATGGAACAGTTCGCCTATATGAGTTTGATGGGTCAAACCAACAAGACATCATGTCTGTAGTCCCTGGCTTAAGCGTGACATTAAATCCAAACGGTAGTTACGTGTATGGTTTTAACAAAAATGCAGCTGGTGCGTACGAGCTGCAACGCACGAAATTAATTCTTTAG
- a CDS encoding sortase, with protein sequence MRPDDNRPATPYVPPRDLASRVAERTRIASQEAASNVVRDRIDTIYTNDPTHTAIEQESGNVTEAENPYDRTLANADSPQVEQNQWQQYHSAWQDYYQKYYERYYIGQVHKARTVLEDHVHQTQPVVATLQKSDEVPNATESLDKKEALYELRSKLLDSVQTSAKKVRKSRHFIPITAASLVMVIFLFLQYNRVLFANVQAYVSPGSIDPQNIIVDPNTDVVVSQDPKLIIPKINVDVPVIYDTQPDYTSQMKAMESGVAYFGIPGANSKPGQVGNTVLSGHSSNDFLDSGDYKFIFALLEKLGTGDTIYVNYQGKRYIYTVTKTEVVKPTDVAKLVYPTDKPVLTLITCTPLGTSQNRLLVTAEQISPSPSAAAAAPTNSGTPSTQTIPGNSPTFVQRILGATEN encoded by the coding sequence ATGCGACCAGATGACAACAGACCTGCCACACCCTATGTTCCACCACGAGATCTTGCATCCCGTGTTGCTGAGCGTACCCGTATAGCCAGCCAAGAGGCGGCAAGTAACGTCGTTAGGGATCGCATTGATACAATTTATACGAACGATCCTACGCACACAGCAATAGAGCAGGAATCGGGCAATGTGACAGAAGCTGAAAATCCGTATGATAGAACCCTTGCAAACGCTGATTCACCACAAGTAGAACAAAACCAGTGGCAACAATACCATAGTGCATGGCAGGACTATTACCAAAAATATTATGAACGCTACTACATTGGACAGGTACATAAAGCTAGGACAGTTCTTGAAGACCATGTTCATCAAACACAGCCAGTAGTCGCTACATTACAAAAATCGGATGAAGTGCCCAATGCTACCGAGAGTCTTGATAAAAAAGAAGCACTTTACGAGCTCCGCTCTAAGCTTCTAGATTCCGTTCAGACATCAGCAAAGAAGGTACGTAAAAGTCGCCATTTTATCCCTATTACCGCGGCTAGTCTTGTGATGGTTATTTTCCTTTTTCTACAGTATAACCGAGTTCTTTTTGCAAATGTTCAAGCATATGTCAGCCCTGGAAGTATTGATCCTCAAAATATCATTGTTGATCCAAATACGGATGTTGTCGTTAGCCAAGACCCTAAATTGATCATTCCAAAAATTAATGTTGATGTTCCTGTCATCTATGACACACAACCAGATTACACATCACAAATGAAAGCAATGGAAAGTGGAGTAGCGTACTTTGGTATACCGGGGGCTAACAGTAAGCCGGGCCAAGTAGGCAATACGGTTTTATCAGGCCATTCTAGTAATGATTTTCTTGATAGTGGTGACTATAAGTTTATTTTTGCCTTACTTGAAAAACTTGGTACCGGTGACACGATTTATGTTAACTATCAAGGTAAACGATATATTTACACTGTTACTAAAACAGAAGTAGTCAAGCCAACCGATGTTGCTAAACTCGTCTATCCTACTGACAAGCCCGTACTAACACTTATTACGTGTACGCCACTTGGGACATCGCAAAACCGCTTGCTCGTAACCGCTGAACAAATAAGCCCAAGCCCAAGTGCGGCAGCTGCAGCACCGACAAATAGTGGCACACCGTCAACGCAGACAATACCTGGTAACTCACCTACATTTGTCCAGCGTATACTTGGTGCAACTGAAAACTAA
- a CDS encoding exodeoxyribonuclease III, whose amino-acid sequence MKLYSWNVNGIRAVLNKGALQELISTHDPDILCLQETKADRGQFEIDFPQYNEHFFSAAKKGYSGTAIFSKTKPLQVVDGFPESIVKTYDVQGDTYGDPNKEGRVIAAEFDNFWIVTVYTPNSKRDLTRLSLRHDHWDKGFLAYVKLLEKTKPVLFSGDLNVAHTEIDIARPKDNLKNAGFTAEEREGMDNMISAGFIDTFRTLHPEEKDAYTWWAHWGGARQRNVGWRIDYWLASATISNKIIGAAIHPDVMGSDHCPVSIEIEL is encoded by the coding sequence ATGAAACTCTATTCTTGGAATGTTAATGGCATACGTGCAGTTCTAAACAAGGGTGCGCTGCAGGAGCTTATTAGTACGCATGACCCAGATATACTCTGTCTCCAGGAAACTAAGGCAGATCGCGGTCAATTCGAAATTGATTTTCCCCAGTATAATGAACATTTTTTTAGCGCAGCAAAAAAAGGCTATTCTGGCACTGCAATTTTCAGTAAAACAAAACCGCTCCAAGTGGTCGATGGATTCCCGGAAAGTATCGTAAAAACATACGACGTTCAAGGTGACACATATGGTGACCCAAACAAAGAGGGGAGAGTTATTGCTGCAGAGTTCGATAATTTCTGGATCGTAACAGTCTATACACCTAATAGCAAACGAGATCTAACACGCCTGAGTCTACGACATGATCATTGGGATAAGGGATTTCTCGCTTATGTGAAGCTTCTTGAAAAAACTAAACCAGTCCTATTTAGTGGCGATCTTAACGTTGCTCATACTGAAATCGACATCGCAAGACCAAAAGATAACCTCAAAAATGCCGGTTTTACAGCCGAAGAGCGTGAAGGAATGGATAACATGATCAGCGCAGGATTTATCGATACATTTCGTACACTCCATCCTGAAGAAAAAGATGCGTATACATGGTGGGCACATTGGGGTGGTGCTCGTCAGCGAAATGTTGGCTGGCGAATTGATTACTGGCTTGCAAGTGCAACGATTTCTAATAAAATAATTGGTGCTGCAATTCATCCAGACGTAATGGGGTCAGACCATTGTCCAGTAAGTATTGAAATTGAATTGTAA